The Leptolyngbya sp. FACHB-261 genome segment TGAAAAGAGATAACTTCATGGAACTGTACCCAGTTGGGGACTTGTGGTCCTGTCTATACAAATCTACTTTGGCATTGATGTAATTCCAACGCTTCAATGGCCCCTTATCCTATCCCAGTCTCAACTTTATTCATTGGGCTCAATGGCTTTATCGCTTTCGTGCTCTCCTACATTGTCGTGATCGAGCGGATCAAAACTAGACTGTGGCACGGAGAGACCAAGGAAGATGTTGCAACCCAGCCCAACTACCTTGAGCACCCCAGTGCTTGGGCAACGCTCGTCGAAAGATACACTCAGAAATCAATCGTCACTAAAACGAGTGATGATGGAGTATTGCAACGAAAAGTACGGGCTCACGCTAACTTCGTAGAGTATGTCCCCCTCGCATTGTTGTTCATTTTGGCGTTGGAGTTGAGCAATTCCCAGGTCTGGCTGCTGTGGTTTCTCGGCAGTGCACTTACGGTTGGCCGACTTGCCCATGCCTGGGCCTTGATCAAAACCTACGGTCCTTCACCTGGTCGTGCTATTGGTTTTTTTCTCACCTGGTTGGTTTACATTGTTGGTGCTGGAGCTTGTGCCTATTATGGTTTTGCTGGCGTTTTTTAATGGCTTAAAAAGTGGCCGAAAATCTAGTATTTCGAAAATAGTTGTCAGAAAGAGCAGGCGCAATATTTGCTATTGCCTTGATTCATAAATTCACAGCAGGAATCTACCGCCTTGAGTCGCATTGGACTAATGCACAAACCCAGGCTATAACCTTTCAAGTCCTACC includes the following:
- a CDS encoding MAPEG family protein, which produces MAPYPIPVSTLFIGLNGFIAFVLSYIVVIERIKTRLWHGETKEDVATQPNYLEHPSAWATLVERYTQKSIVTKTSDDGVLQRKVRAHANFVEYVPLALLFILALELSNSQVWLLWFLGSALTVGRLAHAWALIKTYGPSPGRAIGFFLTWLVYIVGAGACAYYGFAGVF